The Catenuloplanes niger genome includes a window with the following:
- a CDS encoding DUF5753 domain-containing protein, which yields MLDSKGRKVPTLRAQWLGRELRDLRERRNLTLRQVAEHLKRNFSALSRFENAEWPIPRHDVQMLLDLYGVSERRERTRLTRLSEEVWRRDDWIDEFSDVIYDPTFCDLVWLEQRAKRVGSYDALYVLGLLQTPAYAEAMIRTVEGPGADDDRIARWVQLRLRRQRAIEGPKPTRVAAIVAESVLRNPVGGPEVMREQLMHLGRLARRRHIEISVLPAGVGAHPGLDGSFLLFEMPDPFPDVAYTETIAGRVFQEGPRTDRFASAYRTLREAALEPADSTRLIADIADEFKS from the coding sequence ATGCTCGACTCGAAGGGCCGTAAAGTGCCCACGTTACGCGCGCAGTGGCTCGGCCGGGAGCTACGCGACCTGCGCGAACGGCGGAACCTGACGCTTCGTCAGGTCGCCGAGCACCTGAAACGGAACTTCTCCGCACTGAGCAGGTTCGAGAACGCGGAATGGCCGATTCCGCGACACGACGTGCAGATGCTTCTCGATCTGTACGGCGTCTCCGAACGACGGGAACGGACCCGGCTGACCCGGCTGAGCGAGGAGGTGTGGCGCCGGGACGACTGGATCGACGAATTCTCCGATGTGATTTACGACCCAACATTCTGCGATCTGGTCTGGCTGGAGCAACGGGCGAAGCGGGTCGGTAGTTACGACGCGTTGTACGTGCTCGGCCTGCTGCAGACCCCGGCGTACGCGGAGGCGATGATCCGCACGGTCGAGGGGCCGGGCGCGGACGACGACCGGATAGCACGGTGGGTGCAGTTGCGGCTGCGCCGGCAGCGCGCGATCGAGGGCCCCAAGCCCACCCGGGTCGCGGCGATAGTGGCGGAGTCCGTGCTGCGGAACCCGGTCGGCGGGCCGGAGGTGATGCGCGAGCAGCTGATGCACCTGGGTCGGCTGGCCCGGCGCCGGCACATCGAGATCAGCGTGCTCCCGGCGGGGGTGGGGGCGCACCCGGGCCTGGACGGCTCGTTCCTGCTGTTCGAGATGCCGGATCCGTTCCCGGACGTGGCCTACACGGAGACGATCGCCGGCCGCGTGTTCCAGGAGGGGCCGCGGACGGACCGGTTCGCGTCCGCATACCGCACGCTGCGGGAGGCGGCACTGGAACCGGCCGACTCCACCCGCCTCATCGCGGACATAGCGGACGAGTTCAAGAGCTGA
- a CDS encoding LLM class F420-dependent oxidoreductase: MRLCIFTEPQQGASFADQLRVAQRTEENGFDAFFRSDHYLSMGGTGLPGPTDSWVTLGGIALQTSRIRLGTLVTSATFRLPAPLAVSVAQVDEMSGGRVEFGLGSGWFEAEHTAYGIPFPPVGERFDRYEEQLEIITGLWGTPAGETYSFSGKHYRLIDSPALPKPVQSPVPVIIGGSGKRRTPALAAKYAAEYNVAFVKVPDAGRAFDRVRAACAEAGRAELPTLSAAVVLCVGKNDAEVRRRAAAIGRDVDEMRGNGGAAGTPDQVIERIQEYKALGASRMFLQMLDLSDLDHLDLVASEIAPHV; the protein is encoded by the coding sequence ATGAGGCTCTGTATCTTCACCGAACCGCAGCAGGGCGCCAGCTTCGCGGACCAGCTGCGCGTGGCCCAGCGCACCGAGGAGAACGGGTTCGACGCGTTCTTCCGCTCCGACCACTACCTCTCGATGGGCGGCACCGGCCTGCCCGGACCCACCGATTCGTGGGTGACGCTGGGCGGGATCGCGCTGCAGACGTCCCGGATCCGGCTCGGCACGCTCGTCACGTCCGCCACGTTCCGGCTGCCGGCGCCGCTGGCGGTCAGCGTCGCCCAGGTGGACGAGATGAGCGGCGGCCGGGTCGAGTTCGGCCTGGGCAGTGGCTGGTTCGAGGCGGAGCACACCGCGTACGGCATCCCGTTCCCGCCGGTCGGCGAGCGCTTCGACAGGTACGAGGAGCAGCTGGAGATCATCACCGGGCTGTGGGGGACGCCGGCCGGCGAGACGTACTCGTTCTCCGGCAAGCACTACCGACTGATCGACTCGCCCGCGCTGCCGAAGCCGGTCCAGTCGCCGGTGCCGGTGATCATCGGTGGCAGCGGGAAGAGGCGGACGCCGGCGCTGGCCGCGAAGTACGCGGCCGAGTACAACGTGGCGTTCGTCAAGGTCCCGGACGCCGGCCGGGCCTTCGACCGGGTCCGCGCGGCCTGCGCCGAGGCGGGCCGGGCCGAGCTGCCGACGCTCTCCGCCGCCGTGGTGCTCTGCGTCGGCAAGAACGACGCGGAGGTGCGCCGCCGGGCCGCCGCGATCGGCCGGGACGTCGACGAGATGCGCGGCAACGGCGGCGCGGCCGGCACGCCGGACCAGGTCATCGAGCGCATCCAGGAGTACAAGGCGCTCGGTGCGAGCCGGATGTTCCTGCAGATGCTGGACCTGTCCGACCTGGACCACCTGGACCTGGTGGCGTCAGAGATCGCTCCGCACGTCTGA
- a CDS encoding sporulation protein produces the protein MVFKKMLSALGVGGPSVDTVLANPNTRPGLMLDGQVNIVGGTTAVDIEHVALGLVTRVEVEGHDTEWDSVMEFHRVVVAGAFRLEANEQRQLPVRFPIPWETPVTDVYGQRLRGMTMGLRTELSVARAVDKGDLDPIYVHPLPIQEKILDAFLRLGFHFKTADLERGRITGVNQQLPFYQEIEFYPPAQYQGTINEVELTFVTNPQGMDIVLEFDKRGGFFTEGRDTFGRYQVSHAQADSTDWVQVVDGWMQQAAGSYSSLRGGHGGYGAPGHGAPGYGAPGYGAPGGYPPPGYPAPGGYGHGAPGYGHGAPGHGGGYHGHYRRGHGGGMGGVVAGAAGGLLGGMILGEAMEDMFEGGEGEEG, from the coding sequence ATGGTCTTCAAGAAGATGCTCAGCGCCCTCGGCGTCGGCGGCCCGTCCGTCGACACCGTGCTCGCGAACCCGAACACCCGTCCCGGGCTCATGCTCGACGGCCAGGTCAACATCGTCGGCGGTACCACCGCGGTGGACATCGAGCACGTCGCGCTCGGCCTGGTCACCCGCGTCGAGGTCGAGGGCCACGACACCGAGTGGGACTCGGTCATGGAGTTCCACCGCGTGGTCGTGGCCGGCGCGTTCCGCCTGGAGGCGAACGAGCAGCGCCAGCTGCCGGTCCGCTTCCCGATCCCGTGGGAGACGCCGGTCACCGACGTCTACGGCCAGCGGCTGCGCGGGATGACCATGGGCCTGCGCACCGAGCTGTCGGTCGCGCGTGCCGTGGACAAGGGCGATCTCGACCCGATCTACGTGCACCCGCTGCCGATCCAGGAGAAGATCCTGGACGCGTTCCTGCGGCTCGGCTTCCACTTCAAGACCGCGGACCTGGAGCGCGGCCGGATCACCGGCGTCAACCAGCAGCTGCCGTTCTACCAGGAGATCGAGTTCTACCCGCCCGCGCAGTACCAGGGCACGATCAACGAGGTCGAGCTGACCTTCGTGACGAACCCGCAGGGCATGGACATCGTGCTCGAGTTCGACAAGCGCGGCGGCTTCTTCACCGAGGGCCGCGACACGTTCGGTCGCTACCAGGTCTCGCACGCGCAGGCCGACAGCACCGACTGGGTGCAGGTCGTCGACGGCTGGATGCAGCAGGCCGCCGGCAGCTACTCGTCCCTGCGCGGCGGCCACGGCGGTTACGGCGCCCCCGGCCACGGCGCTCCCGGTTACGGCGCTCCCGGTTACGGCGCCCCGGGCGGTTACCCGCCGCCCGGCTACCCGGCCCCCGGCGGCTACGGCCACGGCGCACCCGGTTACGGCCACGGCGCTCCGGGCCACGGCGGCGGCTACCACGGCCACTACCGTCGCGGTCACGGCGGCGGCATGGGCGGCGTGGTCGCGGGCGCGGCCGGTGGTCTCCTCGGCGGCATGATCCTCGGCGAGGCGATGGAGGACATGTTCGAGGGCGGCGAGGGCGAAGAGGGCTGA
- a CDS encoding hemolysin family protein has product MSTGWAIAVALLLLAGNAFFVAAEFALIASKRYRLEHAAAGGTAADRAALAGSRELTVMLAGAQLGITLCSLGLGALAEPAIEHLVSPLLHRIGLPDAPSHVIAFLFALLLVTFLHLVLGEMMPKSWAISHPEDSARLLALPFRGFARAVRPLLTALNSAANAILRLFRIEPQNELAQVHDPEELRMLLEQSRQHGTLPLDQHALLTSMLALQRTTVAEIATPATRMVSVAPGDTAFRIEEVSHATGRSRLAVIDPAEPGVLGMVHVRDAVRATAGAKDGATAADLMSPPFTLRADETLMQAVGRMRAERAQLALVSDAGSTVGFVALEDLLEEVIGEFDDETDAVPRGRRLR; this is encoded by the coding sequence GTGAGTACGGGGTGGGCGATAGCCGTCGCTCTGCTGCTGCTGGCCGGTAACGCGTTCTTCGTGGCCGCGGAGTTCGCGCTGATCGCCAGCAAGCGGTACCGGCTGGAGCATGCCGCGGCCGGTGGCACCGCCGCCGACCGCGCCGCGCTGGCCGGCAGCCGTGAGCTGACCGTCATGCTGGCCGGTGCGCAGCTCGGCATCACGCTGTGTTCGCTGGGTCTGGGCGCGCTCGCCGAGCCGGCGATCGAGCACCTGGTCAGCCCGTTGCTGCACCGGATCGGACTGCCGGACGCGCCGAGTCACGTGATCGCGTTCCTGTTCGCGCTGCTGCTGGTCACGTTCCTGCACCTGGTGCTGGGCGAGATGATGCCGAAGTCCTGGGCGATCAGTCACCCGGAGGATTCGGCCCGGCTGCTGGCGCTGCCGTTCCGCGGGTTCGCCCGCGCGGTGCGCCCGCTGCTGACCGCGCTGAACAGTGCCGCGAACGCGATCCTGCGGCTGTTCAGGATCGAGCCGCAGAACGAGCTCGCGCAGGTGCACGATCCGGAGGAGCTGCGCATGCTGCTGGAGCAGTCGCGGCAGCACGGCACGCTCCCGTTGGATCAGCACGCGCTGCTGACCAGCATGCTCGCGTTGCAGCGGACCACGGTGGCGGAGATCGCCACGCCGGCCACGCGGATGGTGAGCGTGGCGCCGGGTGACACGGCGTTCCGGATCGAGGAGGTCTCGCACGCGACCGGCCGGTCCCGTCTCGCGGTGATCGACCCGGCCGAGCCCGGCGTGCTCGGCATGGTGCACGTGCGGGACGCGGTGCGCGCCACCGCCGGCGCGAAGGACGGCGCGACCGCGGCCGACCTGATGTCGCCGCCGTTCACGCTGCGCGCGGACGAGACGCTGATGCAGGCCGTGGGCCGGATGCGGGCCGAGCGGGCGCAGTTGGCGCTGGTGTCGGACGCGGGTTCGACGGTCGGTTTCGTCGCGCTGGAGGATCTCCTGGAGGAGGTCATCGGCGAGTTCGACGACGAGACCGACGCCGTGCCGCGCGGCCGCCGCCTGCGCTGA
- a CDS encoding SAM hydrolase/SAM-dependent halogenase family protein, with the protein MGGYDWISLTTDYGLSDGFVASCHGVIARIAPAVRVIDVTHAVAPGDVTRAASVLAQTVPHLPPAVHVAVTGPGTLRPIGLRTPGGVLVGPDNGLLPWAADALGGAGTAVALTNTDWFLPSVSGTLPGRDVYAPVAARIAAGAPLTDAGPEIPLADLARLPDPVVASGDGWLEAEVTTIDRFGNVQLAAGADAIGSLADRLLVGGVRAVRGTTISDAPRGGLVVYVDSAGRVAVAVHGGRAAVVLSVVPGDLVRVARA; encoded by the coding sequence ATGGGCGGCTATGACTGGATCAGCCTCACCACCGATTACGGACTCTCGGACGGCTTCGTCGCCTCGTGCCACGGCGTGATCGCCCGGATCGCGCCGGCGGTCCGGGTCATCGACGTCACACACGCGGTGGCGCCCGGCGACGTCACGCGGGCCGCGTCCGTGCTGGCCCAGACCGTGCCGCACCTGCCGCCGGCCGTGCACGTGGCGGTGACCGGGCCGGGCACGCTGCGCCCGATCGGCCTGCGCACCCCGGGCGGCGTGCTGGTCGGCCCGGACAACGGCCTGCTGCCCTGGGCCGCGGACGCGCTCGGCGGCGCCGGGACCGCGGTGGCGCTGACGAACACGGACTGGTTCCTGCCCTCGGTCTCCGGCACGCTGCCCGGCCGCGACGTCTACGCGCCGGTCGCCGCGCGGATCGCGGCCGGTGCGCCGCTCACCGACGCCGGACCGGAGATCCCGCTCGCGGACCTGGCCCGGCTGCCGGACCCGGTGGTCGCCAGCGGCGACGGCTGGCTGGAGGCGGAGGTGACCACGATCGACCGGTTCGGCAACGTCCAGCTGGCCGCGGGCGCGGACGCGATCGGCTCGCTGGCGGACCGGCTGCTGGTCGGCGGCGTCCGGGCGGTGCGCGGCACCACCATCTCGGACGCGCCGCGCGGCGGTCTGGTGGTCTACGTCGACTCCGCCGGCCGGGTCGCGGTCGCGGTGCACGGCGGGCGGGCCGCGGTGGTGCTCTCGGTGGTCCCCGGCGATCTCGTCCGGGTGGCGCGCGCCTGA
- a CDS encoding bifunctional pyridoxamine 5'-phosphate oxidase family protein/GNAT family N-acetyltransferase, whose product MGDDFSPTHRTTALRDKGRIRYDRELAYQIFDESFEAHMAFVVDGEPRVLPQLAVRVDDTLYLHGSTGSRPMLAARGTGLAVCVEVTVLDALVLARSQFNHSANYRSVIAHGTAVLVTDVAEKERALTALVEKVAAGRAADSRPGTKKELSQTTVLALPLTEVSAKIRAHGVGEEEPGDETLPHWAGVLPLHRVRGLPEPDEALTVPVPDYLRPARGAWETPVTLRGEHVVLEPLDLVHAADLLEACGDPEIWEHLPVRAPRTLDEMRAYLRNRLAATPTVPWLQRDARTGAVIGTTSYYDIEERHRTVAIGHTYFAKSHWRTGANTESKLLLLTRAFEELGAVRVAWETDNLNVRSQRAIERLGATREGVLRRHKQRADGTWRDTVIYSMTDEEWPSARAALRDRLRAHRPEGA is encoded by the coding sequence ATGGGGGACGACTTCTCACCCACTCATCGCACCACGGCGCTGCGCGACAAGGGGCGGATTCGCTACGACCGGGAGCTGGCGTACCAGATCTTCGACGAGTCCTTCGAGGCGCACATGGCGTTCGTCGTCGACGGCGAACCGCGCGTGCTTCCCCAGCTGGCCGTCCGCGTCGACGACACGCTCTACCTGCACGGCTCCACCGGCAGCCGCCCGATGCTGGCCGCCCGCGGCACCGGCCTGGCCGTCTGTGTCGAGGTCACGGTGCTGGACGCGCTGGTGCTGGCGCGCTCGCAGTTCAACCACAGCGCGAACTACCGGTCGGTGATCGCGCACGGCACCGCCGTCCTGGTCACCGACGTGGCGGAGAAGGAACGCGCGCTCACCGCGCTGGTCGAGAAGGTGGCCGCGGGCCGGGCCGCGGACAGCCGGCCCGGCACGAAGAAGGAGCTGAGCCAGACCACCGTGCTGGCCCTGCCGCTGACCGAGGTGTCCGCCAAGATCCGCGCGCACGGCGTCGGCGAGGAGGAGCCGGGCGACGAGACGTTGCCGCACTGGGCCGGCGTGCTGCCGCTGCACCGGGTCCGGGGCCTGCCGGAGCCGGACGAGGCGCTGACCGTACCGGTGCCGGACTACCTGCGCCCGGCACGCGGCGCGTGGGAGACGCCGGTGACGCTGCGCGGCGAGCACGTGGTTCTGGAGCCGCTGGACCTGGTGCACGCGGCCGACCTCCTGGAGGCGTGCGGCGACCCGGAGATCTGGGAGCACCTGCCGGTCCGCGCGCCGCGCACGCTCGACGAGATGCGCGCCTACCTGCGCAACCGGCTGGCCGCGACGCCGACCGTGCCGTGGTTGCAGCGTGACGCGCGGACCGGCGCGGTCATCGGCACCACGTCGTACTACGACATCGAGGAACGGCACCGCACGGTGGCGATCGGGCACACGTACTTCGCGAAGAGCCACTGGCGCACCGGCGCGAACACCGAGTCGAAACTGCTGCTGCTCACCCGCGCGTTCGAGGAACTGGGCGCGGTCCGGGTGGCGTGGGAGACCGACAACCTGAACGTACGGTCACAACGCGCGATCGAGCGCCTCGGCGCGACCCGGGAGGGCGTGCTGCGCCGGCACAAACAGCGCGCGGACGGCACCTGGCGGGACACCGTGATCTACTCGATGACCGACGAGGAGTGGCCGAGCGCACGTGCCGCACTGCGGGACCGGCTTCGGGCGCACCGCCCGGAGGGCGCATGA
- a CDS encoding hemolysin family protein, with protein MLIALGLLLILVVTAATGYFVAQEFGYVAVDRGKLRQEAEAGDAAAARALKVTERLSFMLSGAQLGITVTALLVGYVAEPFLGGGLTELLGVAGVPAAVSFPISMGLALAFATVVQMIFGELAPKNLAIARPEALAKALSRSTLIYLTVFGPVIKLFDLAASRLLRSIGIEPVEELPEGATAEDLTQIIAEAQKEGHLDAETSALLDRGLDFRRLTAGEVMVPRVDVESVSADDPVSRLVERMASGHSRFPVRGADGVDDVIGVVGINDVLAIPPARRSEVPVREITSPPLMVPESLPVPAVLDRLRTGHRQLAIVVDEYGGFAGVITLEDIAEELVGPIRDEVDLPEASPVKQDDGSWLVPARWRIDEVADATGIALPEADEYDTVSGLIMRQLGRVPEVGDALELTLPGADAEERALVSVVSIDRHVPGTVRVEVQ; from the coding sequence GTGCTGATCGCGCTGGGGCTTCTGCTGATTCTCGTGGTGACCGCCGCTACCGGGTACTTCGTGGCCCAGGAGTTCGGTTACGTCGCCGTCGACCGTGGCAAGTTGCGCCAGGAGGCGGAGGCGGGCGACGCCGCCGCCGCGCGGGCGCTCAAGGTCACGGAGCGACTCTCGTTCATGCTCTCCGGCGCGCAACTGGGCATCACCGTGACCGCGCTGCTGGTCGGCTACGTCGCGGAACCGTTCCTCGGTGGCGGCCTGACCGAGCTGCTCGGCGTGGCGGGTGTGCCCGCGGCGGTCAGCTTCCCGATCTCGATGGGTCTGGCGCTGGCGTTCGCGACCGTCGTGCAGATGATCTTCGGTGAGCTGGCTCCCAAGAACCTCGCGATCGCGCGGCCGGAGGCGTTGGCCAAGGCGCTGAGCCGGTCCACGCTGATCTATCTCACCGTGTTCGGTCCGGTGATCAAGCTGTTCGACCTCGCGGCCAGCCGCCTGCTGCGCAGCATCGGCATCGAGCCGGTCGAGGAACTGCCGGAGGGCGCGACCGCGGAGGACCTGACCCAGATCATCGCGGAGGCGCAGAAGGAGGGTCACCTCGACGCCGAGACCTCCGCGCTGCTCGACCGCGGCCTCGACTTCCGCCGGCTGACCGCCGGTGAGGTGATGGTGCCACGGGTGGACGTGGAGAGCGTGAGCGCCGACGACCCGGTCAGCCGGCTGGTCGAGCGGATGGCGTCCGGCCACTCCCGGTTCCCGGTGCGCGGCGCCGACGGCGTCGACGACGTGATCGGCGTGGTCGGCATCAACGACGTGCTGGCGATCCCGCCGGCGCGGCGCTCCGAGGTGCCGGTCCGCGAGATCACCTCGCCGCCGCTGATGGTGCCGGAGTCGCTGCCGGTGCCGGCCGTGCTGGACCGGCTGCGCACCGGTCACCGGCAGCTCGCCATCGTGGTCGACGAGTACGGCGGTTTCGCCGGCGTGATCACGCTGGAGGACATCGCGGAGGAGCTGGTCGGCCCGATCCGCGACGAGGTCGACCTGCCCGAGGCGTCCCCGGTCAAGCAGGACGACGGGTCCTGGCTGGTCCCGGCGCGCTGGCGGATCGACGAGGTCGCGGACGCCACCGGCATCGCGCTGCCCGAGGCCGACGAGTACGACACGGTCTCCGGCCTGATCATGCGCCAGCTCGGCCGCGTCCCCGAGGTCGGCGACGCGCTGGAGCTGACGCTCCCGGGCGCCGACGCGGAGGAACGGGCCCTGGTGAGCGTGGTCTCGATCGACCGGCACGTGCCGGGCACCGTCCGGGTGGAGGTGCAATGA
- a CDS encoding aminotransferase class I/II-fold pyridoxal phosphate-dependent enzyme: MAEHYQITGSTAAEISGSVEAGVRSGDLGPGAALPPVRSLAKALSCSPATVAKAYQTLRQRGLIETAGRNGTRVRERPPIATSGRSALRLPTPPGALDLSTGEPDLALMPALGPRLARLAAAEFSPTNYTDAGALPELVELARVRFAGDGIPVDDAEITVTSGALDAMERLLAAHLRPGDKVAVEDPGWANALDLIAALGLTAVPMPVDDEGPTADGLRAALASGAGAAIVTTRAQNPTGAAVSSYRAAELRSVLAEFPSVLLIEDDHAAELAPVTLHALAGATGSWAFVRSVSKPYGPDLRLAVVAGDEATIARVAGRMRVGAGWVSTLLQHVVLYLWRDDEVINGVIRARDSYVTRRLALRAALKAHGLDARGRTGLNVWVSVPDETRAVAALRDAGYVVAPGSLFRLASPPAIRITISPLAEDDIQPLADAVAAAAALDPVPARSSMALTA; encoded by the coding sequence GTGGCAGAACATTATCAGATCACCGGGTCCACGGCGGCCGAGATTTCCGGCAGCGTGGAGGCCGGCGTGCGCTCCGGCGACCTCGGGCCGGGCGCCGCGCTGCCGCCCGTCCGCTCGCTCGCCAAGGCGCTGAGCTGCAGCCCGGCGACCGTGGCCAAGGCCTACCAGACGCTGCGGCAGCGCGGCCTGATCGAGACCGCGGGGCGCAACGGCACCCGGGTGCGCGAGCGGCCGCCGATCGCCACGTCCGGCCGGTCCGCGCTGCGGCTGCCCACGCCGCCCGGCGCGCTCGACCTCTCCACCGGCGAGCCGGACCTCGCGTTGATGCCCGCGCTCGGCCCGCGCCTGGCCCGGCTCGCGGCCGCGGAGTTCTCGCCGACCAACTACACGGACGCGGGCGCGCTCCCCGAGCTGGTCGAGCTGGCCCGGGTCCGGTTCGCCGGCGACGGCATCCCGGTCGACGACGCGGAGATCACCGTCACCAGCGGCGCGCTCGACGCGATGGAGCGGCTGCTCGCCGCGCACCTGCGGCCCGGCGACAAGGTCGCGGTCGAGGACCCCGGCTGGGCCAACGCGCTCGACCTGATCGCGGCGCTCGGCCTGACCGCGGTGCCGATGCCGGTCGACGACGAGGGCCCGACGGCGGACGGCCTGCGTGCCGCGCTCGCGTCCGGCGCCGGTGCGGCCATCGTCACGACCCGCGCGCAGAACCCGACCGGTGCCGCGGTCAGCTCCTACCGCGCGGCCGAGCTGCGATCGGTGCTGGCCGAGTTCCCGTCCGTGCTGCTGATCGAGGACGATCACGCGGCCGAGCTGGCACCGGTGACGCTGCACGCACTGGCCGGTGCGACCGGATCGTGGGCGTTCGTCCGGTCGGTCTCCAAGCCGTACGGGCCGGACCTGCGCCTCGCCGTGGTGGCCGGCGACGAGGCCACGATCGCGCGCGTGGCCGGCCGCATGCGGGTCGGCGCCGGGTGGGTGTCCACGCTGCTCCAGCACGTGGTGCTCTATCTGTGGCGGGACGACGAGGTGATCAACGGGGTGATCCGGGCGCGGGACAGCTACGTCACCCGCCGTCTCGCGCTGCGCGCCGCGCTCAAGGCGCACGGGCTGGACGCGCGCGGGCGCACCGGGCTCAACGTGTGGGTCAGCGTGCCGGACGAGACGCGCGCGGTGGCGGCACTGCGGGACGCGGGGTACGTGGTGGCGCCCGGCTCGCTGTTCCGGCTCGCGTCGCCGCCCGCGATCCGGATCACGATCAGCCCGCTGGCCGAGGACGACATCCAGCCGCTGGCGGACGCGGTGGCCGCGGCGGCCGCGCTCGACCCGGTGCCGGCCCGCTCGTCGATGGCGCTGACCGCGTGA
- a CDS encoding DUF397 domain-containing protein has translation MRGNEITGWHTSSRSQGAGGNCVEVGRAADGRAAIRHSRRPSGAILLCSPAGWRAFVAGVCGDTFG, from the coding sequence ATGCGTGGGAACGAGATCACCGGATGGCACACCAGCAGCCGGAGCCAGGGCGCGGGCGGTAACTGCGTCGAGGTCGGCCGGGCGGCGGACGGGCGGGCCGCGATCCGGCACAGCCGCCGGCCGTCCGGGGCGATACTGCTCTGCTCCCCGGCCGGGTGGCGGGCATTCGTGGCCGGCGTGTGCGGGGACACGTTCGGCTGA
- the leuE gene encoding leucine efflux protein LeuE, translating into MMHDVLGVTDLWTYVLGTVAIVLLPGPNSLFVLSVAARRGIATGYRAACGVFLGDAVLMLLSAAGVASLLRAHPPLFLVIKYAGAAYLCWVGVSMLRAAWRRRRSPETAAEAPASQPPAAQPPAAQPPVSQPFRKALLISLMNPKAILFFVSFFIQFVDPGYAYPELSFLLLGAIVQICSALYLTALILSGSYLAAQFRRRHVLARAGTTAIGALFVTFGAKLATATL; encoded by the coding sequence ATGATGCACGACGTGCTGGGAGTGACCGACCTCTGGACCTACGTGCTCGGCACGGTGGCGATCGTCCTGCTGCCGGGACCGAACTCGCTGTTCGTGCTCTCCGTCGCGGCCCGTCGCGGCATCGCCACCGGCTATCGGGCCGCGTGCGGCGTCTTCCTCGGCGACGCCGTGCTCATGCTGCTGTCCGCCGCCGGCGTCGCCTCGCTGCTCCGCGCCCATCCCCCGCTGTTCCTGGTGATCAAGTACGCGGGCGCCGCCTACCTCTGCTGGGTCGGCGTGTCCATGCTGCGCGCCGCGTGGCGCCGCCGCCGTTCACCGGAGACGGCCGCCGAGGCGCCGGCCTCGCAGCCGCCGGCCGCCCAGCCGCCGGCCGCCCAGCCGCCGGTGTCGCAGCCGTTCCGCAAGGCGCTGCTGATCAGCCTGATGAACCCGAAGGCGATCCTGTTCTTCGTCTCGTTCTTCATCCAGTTCGTCGACCCCGGCTACGCCTACCCGGAGCTGTCGTTCCTGCTGCTCGGCGCAATCGTGCAGATCTGCAGCGCGCTCTACCTGACCGCGCTGATCCTCTCCGGCAGCTACCTCGCCGCCCAGTTCCGCCGCCGCCACGTGCTGGCCCGCGCCGGCACCACCGCGATCGGCGCGCTCTTCGTCACCTTCGGCGCCAAACTCGCCACCGCAACCCTGTAG
- a CDS encoding UdgX family uracil-DNA binding protein (This protein belongs to the uracil DNA glycosylase superfamily, members of which act in excision repair of DNA. However, it belongs more specifically to UdgX branch, whose founding member was found to bind uracil in DNA (where it does not belong), without cleaving it, appears to promote DNA repair by a pathway involving RecA, rather than base excision.) → MQTAAPFVPASASSIAELRAAAPGCRGCELWEPATQVVFGRGDEHAKVIFVGEQPGDVEDQKGLPFVGPAGHLLRRAVDDAGLPVSDLYITNSVKHFRFERRGARRIHKTPDQQHITACHPWLVSEFAQLRPSLVVLLGATAAKAVLGPSFRVTRSRGQLLPWPASAQHPEDFPSDHEATALATIHPSAVLRADDREAAYNGLVADLRVAAGALT, encoded by the coding sequence ATGCAGACGGCTGCCCCTTTCGTTCCCGCGTCCGCGTCGAGCATCGCGGAGCTGCGCGCCGCCGCCCCCGGCTGCCGGGGCTGTGAGCTGTGGGAACCGGCCACCCAGGTGGTCTTCGGCCGCGGTGACGAACACGCCAAGGTGATCTTCGTGGGCGAGCAGCCCGGTGACGTCGAGGACCAGAAGGGCCTGCCGTTCGTCGGCCCGGCCGGCCACCTGCTCCGGCGCGCGGTCGACGACGCCGGCCTGCCGGTCTCCGACCTCTACATCACGAACTCGGTGAAGCACTTCCGGTTCGAGCGGCGCGGTGCGCGGCGCATCCACAAGACGCCGGACCAGCAGCACATCACCGCCTGCCACCCGTGGCTGGTCAGCGAGTTCGCGCAGCTCCGGCCGTCGCTGGTGGTGCTCCTGGGCGCGACCGCGGCCAAGGCGGTGCTCGGCCCGTCGTTCCGGGTCACCCGGTCGCGCGGCCAACTGCTGCCGTGGCCGGCGTCCGCGCAGCACCCGGAGGACTTCCCGAGCGACCACGAGGCGACGGCGCTGGCCACCATCCACCCGTCGGCCGTGCTGCGGGCCGACGACCGGGAGGCGGCGTACAACGGCCTGGTCGCGGACCTGAGGGTGGCGGCGGGCGCGCTGACATGA